In the Piscinibacter sp. XHJ-5 genome, one interval contains:
- a CDS encoding GNAT family protein, translating to MDALLIDVPEQIATQRLVLRCPHPGDGLALNEAVCESIDELRRWMPWAQSAPAVEESEAVCRRMQGLFRLRQDLPMFIFERGEAGAPGRLLGGTGLHRIRWDVRSFEVGYWCRRGETGRGLVSEAVQAISRMAFDTLSARRVEIRMDERHARSRRVAERCGFTLEGVLRRDALTPQGEPRNTCVYARVRGVEETDPLTL from the coding sequence ATGGACGCTTTGCTGATCGACGTGCCCGAGCAGATCGCCACGCAGCGCCTGGTGTTGCGCTGCCCGCACCCCGGCGACGGCCTCGCGCTCAACGAGGCCGTGTGCGAAAGCATCGATGAACTGCGTCGGTGGATGCCCTGGGCGCAGTCGGCCCCGGCCGTGGAAGAGTCGGAAGCCGTCTGCCGTCGCATGCAGGGCCTGTTCCGGCTGCGCCAGGACCTGCCGATGTTCATCTTCGAACGAGGCGAGGCCGGTGCACCGGGCCGCCTGCTCGGCGGCACCGGACTGCACCGCATTCGTTGGGACGTGCGCAGCTTCGAAGTCGGCTACTGGTGCCGCCGCGGCGAGACCGGCCGCGGGCTGGTCAGCGAAGCCGTGCAGGCGATCAGCCGCATGGCCTTCGACACGCTGTCGGCGCGCCGCGTGGAGATCCGCATGGACGAGCGCCATGCGCGCAGTCGACGGGTTGCCGAACGCTGCGGCTTCACGCTGGAGGGCGTGCTGCGCCGGGATGCGCTGACGCCGCAAGGCGAGCCGCGCAATACCTGCGTCTATGCCCGCGTGCGCGGCGTCGAGGAAACGGACCCGCTCACCCTGTGA
- a CDS encoding sn-glycerol-3-phosphate import ATP-binding protein UgpC, protein MGAISIRNVVKRYGRGPSANQVIHGVNAEIADGEFVVIVGPSGCGKSTLLRMVAGLEEISGGEIAIAERVVNRIEPSERDIAMVFQNYALYPHMSVFENMAYGLKIQKVPTDEIKARVDKAAGILELGTLLQRKPRELSGGQRQRVAMGRAIVRQPQVFLFDEPLSNLDAKLRAQTRLEIQKLHRELGVTSLFVTHDQVEAMTLAQRMIVMNAGRMEQIGTPEEVYQRPATTFVAGFIGSPPMNLLKGVADGAQFNVGPSLPLPQAAPRNGQLILGLRPEHAELSRGDGQAGWPMRVEMIEMLGAERLVYGRVGDELFTVRIDGTLHPPAVGDLVSLRMDAAQLHWFDPQTLQRVR, encoded by the coding sequence ATGGGTGCCATCTCCATACGCAACGTCGTCAAGCGCTACGGCCGCGGCCCGTCCGCCAACCAGGTGATCCACGGCGTCAACGCCGAGATCGCCGACGGCGAGTTCGTCGTCATCGTCGGCCCGTCGGGCTGCGGCAAGTCCACGCTGCTGCGCATGGTGGCCGGCCTGGAGGAGATCTCCGGCGGCGAGATCGCGATCGCCGAGCGCGTCGTCAATCGCATCGAGCCGTCCGAGCGCGACATCGCGATGGTGTTCCAGAACTACGCCCTGTACCCGCACATGAGCGTGTTCGAGAACATGGCCTACGGCCTGAAGATCCAGAAGGTGCCGACGGACGAGATCAAGGCGCGCGTGGACAAGGCGGCCGGCATCCTGGAGCTCGGCACGCTGCTGCAGCGCAAGCCGCGCGAGCTGTCGGGCGGCCAGCGCCAGCGTGTCGCGATGGGACGCGCCATCGTGCGCCAGCCGCAGGTGTTCCTCTTCGACGAGCCGCTGTCGAACCTCGATGCCAAGCTGCGCGCGCAGACCCGGCTCGAGATCCAGAAGCTGCACCGCGAGCTGGGCGTCACCTCGCTGTTCGTCACCCACGACCAGGTCGAGGCGATGACGCTGGCGCAGCGCATGATCGTGATGAACGCCGGCCGCATGGAGCAGATCGGCACGCCCGAAGAGGTGTACCAGCGGCCCGCCACCACTTTCGTCGCCGGCTTCATCGGCTCGCCGCCGATGAACCTGCTCAAGGGCGTGGCCGATGGTGCGCAATTCAACGTCGGCCCGTCGCTGCCGCTGCCGCAGGCCGCGCCGCGCAACGGGCAGCTGATCCTCGGCCTGCGTCCGGAGCACGCCGAGCTGAGCCGCGGCGACGGCCAGGCGGGCTGGCCGATGCGCGTGGAGATGATCGAGATGCTGGGCGCCGAGCGCCTGGTCTACGGCCGGGTCGGCGACGAGTTGTTCACCGTGCGCATCGACGGCACGCTGCATCCGCCGGCTGTCGGCGATCTGGTGTCGCTGCGCATGGACGCCGCGCAGCTGCACTGGTTCGATCCGCAGACGCTGCAGCGCGTGCGCTGA
- the argJ gene encoding bifunctional glutamate N-acetyltransferase/amino-acid acetyltransferase ArgJ, which yields MPVNLQAPNPKDLHPVPGVALGVAMAGVRKANRRDLTVVTLAEGSQVAGVFTRNRFCAAPVQICRQHLGTRVGARAILINTGNANAGTGEDGLVRAFSTCVALARHLEIAPEQVLPFSTGVIMESLPNDRIEAALPAALADLKPDNWACAAEAIMTTDTLPKAASMQVTIGGRTVTLTGISKGAGMIRPNMATMLGFVATDAVIAPHIMQSLVHEAADRSFNRITIDGDTSTNDSFLLIATGQAGHDAITRLDSADGAAFRDALIAVSQKLAQAIVRDGEGATKFIAVQVDGGKSEAECRHVAYAIAHSPLVKTAFFASDPNLGRILAAVGYAGIDDLDQSNIDLFLDDVHVATEGGRHPAYREEDGQRVMKRSEITVRVDLHRGDATTTVWTCDLSYDYVKINADYRS from the coding sequence ATGCCCGTCAATCTGCAAGCCCCGAATCCGAAAGACCTGCATCCGGTGCCCGGCGTCGCGCTTGGCGTCGCCATGGCCGGCGTGCGCAAGGCCAACCGGCGCGACCTCACCGTGGTCACGCTCGCCGAAGGCTCGCAGGTTGCTGGTGTCTTCACCCGCAATCGCTTCTGCGCCGCGCCGGTGCAGATCTGCCGCCAGCACCTGGGCACGCGCGTGGGCGCGCGCGCGATCCTCATCAACACGGGAAACGCCAATGCCGGCACCGGCGAGGACGGCCTGGTACGGGCCTTCTCCACCTGCGTCGCGCTCGCGCGGCACCTGGAGATCGCGCCGGAGCAGGTGCTGCCCTTCTCCACCGGCGTGATCATGGAAAGCCTTCCCAACGACCGCATCGAAGCGGCGCTTCCCGCGGCGCTTGCCGACCTGAAGCCCGACAACTGGGCCTGCGCCGCAGAGGCGATCATGACCACCGATACCTTGCCGAAGGCGGCGTCGATGCAGGTGACGATAGGCGGCCGCACGGTCACGCTCACCGGCATCAGCAAGGGTGCCGGCATGATCCGGCCCAACATGGCGACGATGCTCGGCTTCGTCGCCACCGACGCGGTGATCGCCCCCCACATCATGCAGTCGCTGGTGCACGAGGCGGCCGACCGTTCCTTCAATCGCATCACGATCGACGGCGACACGTCGACCAACGATTCCTTCCTGCTCATCGCCACCGGGCAGGCGGGGCACGACGCCATCACGCGCCTCGATTCGGCCGACGGCGCCGCCTTTCGCGACGCGCTGATCGCGGTGTCGCAGAAGCTGGCCCAGGCCATCGTGCGCGACGGCGAGGGCGCGACCAAGTTCATCGCGGTGCAGGTCGATGGCGGCAAGAGCGAGGCGGAATGCCGTCACGTCGCCTACGCCATCGCCCACTCGCCGCTCGTGAAGACGGCGTTCTTTGCCAGCGATCCCAACCTTGGCCGCATCCTGGCCGCGGTCGGCTACGCCGGCATCGACGACCTCGACCAGAGCAACATCGATCTCTTTCTCGACGATGTGCACGTCGCCACGGAAGGCGGCCGCCACCCCGCCTACCGCGAGGAAGACGGCCAGCGGGTGATGAAGCGCAGCGAGATCACCGTACGCGTCGACCTGCATCGCGGCGACGCGACGACCACGGTGTGGACCTGCGACCTCAGCTACGACTACGTGAAGATCAACGCCGACTACCGGAGCTGA
- a CDS encoding class I SAM-dependent methyltransferase, with protein sequence MAMVQALVGLKNRLRPDIFARAEIASWALAHVEQCGQQPARILDVGLGGAEDLLALRSAASGEVTLYGIECHPARIERARARGIEVFAIDLEHERIPLPDACLDVLMANHVVEHLKELFFFFSEVSRVLRPGGMCIIGFPNLGGWHNRLALLFGQQPPCMRVLGSHVRGITIPGFRRFIECGGFFRVQRVKGRAFYLAPRGVSRVLAEIVPGLCSAVHFVLTRTDKPGAFIEVLDMNIPGIQDTPYFRGSS encoded by the coding sequence ATGGCGATGGTCCAAGCCCTGGTCGGACTGAAGAACCGACTGCGTCCCGACATCTTCGCGAGAGCGGAGATTGCCTCGTGGGCGCTGGCGCATGTCGAGCAGTGCGGCCAGCAGCCGGCGCGCATCCTCGACGTCGGCCTCGGCGGCGCCGAGGACCTGCTCGCGCTGAGGTCCGCGGCCAGCGGCGAGGTCACGCTCTACGGCATCGAATGCCACCCGGCGCGCATCGAGAGGGCCCGCGCACGCGGCATCGAGGTCTTCGCCATCGACCTGGAGCACGAACGCATTCCGCTGCCCGATGCCTGTCTCGACGTGCTGATGGCCAACCATGTCGTCGAGCACCTCAAGGAGCTGTTCTTCTTCTTCTCCGAAGTGTCGCGCGTGCTGCGGCCCGGTGGGATGTGCATCATCGGCTTCCCCAACCTGGGCGGGTGGCACAACCGCCTCGCCCTGCTGTTCGGCCAGCAGCCGCCGTGCATGCGCGTGCTGGGCTCGCATGTGCGGGGCATCACCATCCCGGGCTTCCGGCGCTTCATCGAGTGCGGCGGCTTCTTCCGGGTCCAGCGCGTCAAGGGGCGTGCGTTCTACCTGGCGCCGCGCGGCGTGAGCCGCGTGCTCGCGGAGATCGTTCCCGGCCTGTGTTCGGCCGTGCACTTCGTGTTGACGCGCACCGACAAGCCCGGCGCCTTCATCGAAGTTCTCGACATGAACATCCCGGGCATCCAGGACACGCCGTACTTTCGCGGCTCCTCGTAG
- the ugpQ gene encoding glycerophosphodiester phosphodiesterase has translation MAPWPYPFWIAHRGAGKLAPENTLAAFRVGAAHGYRAFECDVKLSADGVPFLLHDATLQRTTRERGIASQRSWSELSRIDAGGWHGRTYAGETLPSFEAISAYCRRNGFALNAEIKPTPGDEVETGRVVAREAARLWAGAPVPPLLSSFRPDALAAAQSAEPSLPRALLLETWRSGWFDEAQALACVAVVADHAIVDTEAVARIHAAGMRLLTYTVNDPAPARRLVEWGIDGIITDAVDRFSAGELTVFD, from the coding sequence ATGGCACCCTGGCCCTATCCCTTCTGGATCGCTCACCGCGGCGCCGGCAAGCTGGCTCCGGAGAACACGCTCGCCGCCTTCCGCGTCGGCGCGGCCCACGGCTATCGCGCCTTCGAGTGCGACGTGAAGCTGAGCGCCGACGGCGTGCCTTTCCTGCTGCACGACGCCACATTGCAGCGCACGACGCGCGAGCGGGGCATCGCATCGCAGCGCAGCTGGTCCGAGCTGTCGCGCATCGACGCCGGCGGCTGGCATGGCCGCACCTACGCCGGCGAGACCCTGCCGAGCTTCGAAGCCATTTCTGCCTACTGCCGGCGCAACGGCTTCGCCCTCAACGCCGAGATCAAGCCGACGCCTGGCGACGAGGTCGAGACCGGGCGTGTCGTGGCCCGCGAGGCGGCGCGCCTGTGGGCCGGCGCGCCGGTGCCGCCGCTGCTGAGCTCCTTCCGTCCCGATGCGCTGGCGGCGGCGCAGTCGGCCGAACCGTCGCTGCCGCGCGCGCTGCTGCTGGAAACCTGGCGCAGCGGCTGGTTCGACGAGGCGCAGGCGCTGGCCTGCGTGGCGGTTGTCGCCGACCACGCGATCGTCGACACCGAAGCGGTGGCACGCATTCATGCGGCCGGCATGCGGTTGCTGACATACACCGTGAACGACCCCGCACCCGCGCGGCGCCTGGTGGAATGGGGCATCGACGGCATCATCACCGATGCGGTGGACCGATTCTCCGCGGGGGAGCTGACGGTCTTCGATTGA
- a CDS encoding MFS transporter, with amino-acid sequence MTSRLESLRRAFAAWMTLPREDLLRDATYRRLWSSILISSFGAQVTMLALPLTAAVLLHASPTQMGLLTAMEIVPFVLFSLPSGVWLDRVRKLPVYVVGETAVALIVASVPVAWWLGWLSMTWLYVVGFVIGSVNTTAGTAAQIVLTQVVARERLVEAHAKNALATSGAEVAGPGLAGMLIKLMGAPLALLVDAFLLLVSATILRGIPIHEERRVHATAHFWRDLRAGVRFVRSQRLLVSLALAVGVWQMCHHAAIVVQILFATRTLGLSEQAVGLSYMGMGLGTILASVFGNRISRRLGPGPCLVIGFAVCAAGWLLLAAAPANAFGIAAFALMLLLFSAGAVLIFINFLALRQAVTPEPLLGRMTSTMRWLILIPAGPGALLGGWLGEHIGLRAALVFAGGSAAVLALAAWRHPVIREVKALPKPESADEWVGAEAGVRPLTAMDPT; translated from the coding sequence ATGACAAGCCGGCTCGAGAGCCTCCGAAGAGCCTTTGCGGCGTGGATGACATTGCCGCGCGAGGACCTGCTGCGCGACGCCACCTATCGTCGACTGTGGAGCTCGATCCTGATCAGCTCCTTCGGCGCGCAGGTCACCATGCTGGCGCTGCCGCTGACGGCCGCAGTGCTCCTGCACGCCTCGCCGACGCAGATGGGCCTGCTGACGGCGATGGAGATCGTGCCCTTCGTCCTGTTTTCGCTGCCGTCCGGCGTGTGGCTGGACCGCGTGCGCAAGCTGCCGGTCTACGTGGTGGGCGAGACCGCCGTGGCGCTCATCGTCGCCAGCGTGCCCGTGGCATGGTGGCTGGGCTGGCTGTCGATGACCTGGCTGTACGTCGTCGGCTTTGTCATCGGCAGTGTGAACACCACGGCCGGAACGGCGGCCCAGATCGTCCTGACCCAGGTGGTGGCGCGCGAGCGGCTCGTCGAAGCGCATGCGAAGAATGCCTTGGCCACGTCGGGCGCCGAAGTCGCGGGCCCGGGTCTGGCCGGCATGCTCATCAAGCTGATGGGTGCCCCCTTGGCGCTGCTCGTCGATGCGTTCCTGCTGCTCGTCTCGGCCACCATCCTGCGCGGCATCCCGATCCACGAGGAGCGGCGCGTGCATGCGACCGCGCACTTCTGGCGCGACCTGCGGGCCGGCGTGCGCTTCGTGCGCAGCCAGCGCCTGCTGGTCTCGCTGGCGCTGGCCGTCGGCGTATGGCAGATGTGCCACCACGCGGCGATCGTGGTGCAGATCCTCTTCGCCACGCGCACGCTGGGGCTCAGCGAGCAGGCCGTGGGTCTCAGCTACATGGGCATGGGCCTGGGCACCATCCTCGCGAGCGTGTTCGGCAACCGCATCAGCCGCCGGCTCGGCCCGGGGCCCTGCCTGGTGATCGGCTTCGCAGTGTGCGCGGCGGGCTGGCTGCTGCTGGCCGCGGCACCGGCCAACGCCTTCGGGATCGCGGCGTTCGCGCTGATGCTCCTGCTGTTCAGCGCCGGCGCGGTGCTCATCTTCATCAACTTCCTCGCGCTGCGCCAGGCAGTGACGCCCGAGCCGCTGCTGGGCCGCATGACCAGCACCATGCGCTGGCTGATCCTCATTCCGGCCGGCCCCGGCGCGCTGCTCGGAGGCTGGCTCGGCGAGCACATCGGCTTGCGCGCCGCACTGGTCTTCGCAGGCGGCAGCGCGGCCGTGCTGGCGCTGGCCGCCTGGCGTCACCCGGTGATCCGCGAGGTCAAGGCGCTGCCCAAGCCGGAAAGCGCCGACGAATGGGTGGGCGCCGAGGCGGGGGTGCGGCCGCTGACCGCGATGGATCCCACCTGA
- the ugpE gene encoding sn-glycerol-3-phosphate ABC transporter permease UgpE: MIENRPGLTVLSHLVLLLGVLIVAFPVWLTFVGSTHTAEEIASSRPMTLVPGSNMVESYKVALFGGKTSFGSNIPAAAPMMWVSLVSALVIAIGKIAISLLSAFAIVYFRFPFRGLVFWMIFVTLMLPVEVRIGPTYAVVSDLGMLNTYAGLTVPLIASATATFLFRQFFLTVPDELAEAARIDGAGPMRFFKDVLLPLSRTSIAALFVIQFIYGWNQYLWPLLVTTDESMYPVVMGIKRLVSGESYTEWNVLMATAMLAMIPPALVVMLMQKWFVKGLVDTEK; this comes from the coding sequence ATGATCGAGAACCGTCCCGGCCTCACGGTCCTGTCGCACCTGGTGCTCTTGCTGGGCGTGCTCATCGTCGCCTTTCCGGTCTGGCTGACGTTCGTCGGTTCCACCCACACCGCGGAAGAGATCGCCAGCAGCCGGCCGATGACGCTGGTGCCGGGCTCCAACATGGTCGAGAGCTACAAGGTCGCGCTGTTCGGCGGCAAGACGAGCTTCGGCAGCAACATCCCGGCGGCCGCGCCGATGATGTGGGTGAGCCTGGTCAGCGCGCTGGTCATCGCCATCGGCAAGATCGCCATCTCGCTGCTGTCGGCCTTTGCCATCGTGTATTTCCGCTTTCCGTTCCGCGGCCTCGTGTTCTGGATGATCTTCGTCACGCTGATGCTGCCGGTGGAGGTGCGCATCGGGCCCACCTACGCCGTGGTATCGGACCTGGGGATGCTCAACACCTATGCCGGCCTCACGGTGCCGCTGATCGCCTCGGCCACCGCGACCTTCCTGTTCCGGCAGTTCTTCCTGACGGTGCCCGACGAGCTGGCCGAAGCCGCGCGCATCGATGGCGCCGGCCCGATGCGCTTCTTCAAGGACGTTCTGCTGCCGCTGTCGCGCACCTCCATCGCAGCGCTGTTCGTCATCCAGTTCATCTACGGCTGGAACCAGTACCTGTGGCCGCTCCTGGTCACGACCGACGAAAGCATGTACCCGGTGGTGATGGGCATCAAGCGGCTGGTGTCGGGCGAGTCGTACACGGAGTGGAACGTGCTCATGGCCACCGCCATGCTGGCCATGATCCCGCCGGCGCTGGTGGTCATGCTGATGCAGAAGTGGTTCGTCAAGGGCCTCGTCGACACCGAGAAATAA
- the ugpA gene encoding sn-glycerol-3-phosphate ABC transporter permease UgpA encodes MEKRVRFQSAWLPWVLVAPQMAVVLVFFFWPAAQAVYQSVLTQDAFGTSTEFVGLENFNRLWNDASYLASFKTTALFSVLVAVFGLAIALLLAVMADRVVHAARAYKTLLVWPYAVAPAVAGVLWLFMFASPMGVVAFALQRIGIDWNHLLRSDHAMALIVMAAVWKQISYNFLFFLAGLQSIPRSLLEAAAIDGASPWHRFWTIVFPLLSPTTFFLLVINIIYAFFETFAIVDASTQGGPGKDTAILVYKVYYDGFKALDMGGSAAQSVVLMIIVITLTVLQFRFVEKRVQY; translated from the coding sequence ATCGAAAAGCGCGTCCGCTTCCAGTCGGCCTGGCTGCCGTGGGTGCTGGTCGCCCCGCAGATGGCCGTCGTCCTGGTGTTCTTCTTCTGGCCCGCGGCGCAGGCCGTGTACCAGAGTGTGCTGACGCAGGACGCCTTCGGCACGTCCACCGAGTTCGTCGGGCTGGAGAACTTCAACCGGCTCTGGAACGACGCGAGCTACCTCGCGTCGTTCAAGACCACGGCGCTGTTCTCCGTTCTGGTCGCGGTGTTCGGCCTGGCCATCGCGCTGTTGCTGGCGGTGATGGCCGATCGTGTCGTGCACGCCGCGCGCGCCTACAAGACCCTGCTGGTGTGGCCCTACGCGGTCGCGCCGGCGGTGGCGGGCGTGCTGTGGCTGTTCATGTTCGCCTCTCCGATGGGCGTGGTGGCGTTCGCGCTGCAACGCATCGGCATCGACTGGAACCACCTGCTGCGCTCGGACCACGCGATGGCGCTCATCGTGATGGCCGCGGTGTGGAAGCAGATCTCGTACAACTTCCTGTTCTTCCTCGCCGGTTTGCAATCGATCCCGAGGTCGCTCCTCGAAGCCGCCGCGATCGACGGGGCGTCGCCCTGGCATCGCTTCTGGACCATCGTGTTTCCGCTGCTGTCGCCGACCACGTTCTTCCTGCTCGTCATCAACATCATCTACGCCTTCTTCGAGACCTTCGCGATCGTCGACGCGTCCACGCAGGGCGGCCCCGGCAAGGACACTGCCATCCTGGTCTACAAGGTTTACTACGACGGCTTCAAGGCGCTGGACATGGGCGGCTCAGCCGCGCAGTCGGTGGTGCTGATGATCATCGTCATCACGCTGACCGTGCTGCAGTTCCGCTTCGTCGAAAAGAGAGTTCAGTACTGA
- the ugpB gene encoding sn-glycerol-3-phosphate ABC transporter substrate-binding protein UgpB, whose protein sequence is MKSKPLALVSFAFAFGLSASAQAQTEVQWWHSMGGALGEWVNDLAKDFNASQKDYKITPTFKGSYDESMTAAIAAYRAGNAPHILQVFEVGTATMMASKGAIKPVAEVMKEGGLKFDQNAYVPAVAGYYTAPNGQMLSFPFNSSTTIFHYNKDAFKQAGLDPEKAPSTWPEVALAAAKLKAAGHKCPFTTSWASWTQLESFSAWHNTLYATKNNGFGGTDTRLAFNSPLHVRHIENLANMAKQGLFVYKGRGNAADNTFVSGECAMMTGSSALYGNIKRNSKFAAGHAPLPYYPDVAGAPQNTVIGGASLWVMSGKKPAEYKAVAAFFDYLSQPEVAAKSHQRTGYLPVTKASYELTEKSGFYKQNPGTDVAVTQMIRKTTDKSRGIRLGNFVQIRTIIDEELEQVWNGKKSPKEGLDAAIARGNEQLERFQKSAKL, encoded by the coding sequence ATGAAAAGCAAACCGCTCGCTCTCGTCTCGTTCGCGTTCGCCTTTGGCCTGAGCGCATCGGCCCAGGCCCAGACCGAAGTCCAGTGGTGGCATTCGATGGGCGGCGCACTCGGCGAGTGGGTCAACGACCTGGCCAAGGACTTCAACGCCAGCCAGAAGGACTACAAGATCACGCCCACGTTCAAGGGCAGCTACGACGAGTCGATGACTGCCGCCATCGCCGCCTACCGGGCCGGCAACGCGCCGCACATCCTGCAGGTGTTCGAGGTGGGCACGGCGACGATGATGGCCAGCAAGGGCGCCATCAAGCCGGTGGCCGAGGTGATGAAGGAAGGCGGCCTCAAGTTCGACCAGAACGCCTACGTGCCCGCCGTGGCCGGCTACTACACCGCGCCCAACGGGCAGATGCTGAGCTTCCCCTTCAACAGCTCGACGACGATCTTCCACTACAACAAGGACGCCTTCAAGCAGGCCGGCCTCGATCCCGAGAAGGCGCCGTCCACCTGGCCCGAGGTCGCACTCGCGGCGGCCAAGCTCAAGGCCGCCGGCCACAAGTGCCCGTTCACCACCAGCTGGGCGAGCTGGACCCAGCTGGAAAGCTTCTCGGCGTGGCACAACACGCTGTACGCCACCAAGAACAACGGCTTCGGCGGCACCGACACGCGGCTGGCCTTCAACTCGCCGCTGCACGTGCGCCATATCGAGAACCTGGCCAACATGGCCAAGCAAGGCCTGTTCGTCTACAAGGGGCGCGGCAACGCCGCCGACAACACCTTCGTCTCCGGCGAGTGCGCGATGATGACCGGCTCGTCGGCGCTGTACGGCAACATCAAGCGCAACTCGAAGTTCGCCGCCGGCCATGCGCCGCTGCCCTATTACCCCGACGTTGCCGGCGCGCCGCAGAACACGGTGATCGGCGGCGCCTCGCTGTGGGTCATGTCGGGCAAGAAGCCGGCCGAGTACAAGGCCGTGGCCGCCTTCTTCGACTACCTGTCCCAGCCCGAGGTCGCCGCCAAGAGCCACCAGCGCACCGGCTACCTGCCCGTGACCAAGGCCTCGTACGAGCTGACCGAGAAGTCCGGCTTCTACAAGCAGAACCCGGGCACCGACGTCGCCGTGACGCAGATGATCCGCAAGACCACCGACAAGTCGCGCGGCATCCGCCTGGGCAACTTCGTGCAGATCCGCACCATCATCGACGAGGAGCTCGAGCAGGTGTGGAACGGCAAGAAGTCGCCGAAGGAAGGCCTGGACGCCGCGATCGCGCGCGGGAACGAGCAACTGGAGCGCTTCCAGAAGTCGGCAAAGCTCTGA